The following proteins are co-located in the Rippkaea orientalis PCC 8801 genome:
- the nagA gene encoding N-acetylglucosamine-6-phosphate deacetylase: MLKNLTIINAKLANYREKQQIVINCAGIIEAIEPIKIEFNHQNNQDIFDVNGDYLSLGGIDLQINGGLGLAFPEIQEKDLDLLDKICDFLWQEGIDGFCPTIVTTSVKNIQRSLSTIDQFMSLQKQQSRQTSQILGVHLEGPFLNPQKKGAHPAEYLLTPSVEAIKFILGDYAHRVKIMTLAPELDPSDEVIPYLISQGIVVSLGHSQATDQDAKKAFQLGASMVTHAYNAMPSLHHRQPGLLGEAILNPKVYCGLIADGQHVCLTMIQILLRSSYYEQGVFLVSDALSPIGLGDGIYPWDDRQIEVKQGTARLADGTLSGTTWPLLVGVENLVKWGICTPDVAIAMATESPRKAINLSGISPGQPANLLRWNWDKKNQKLSWERL; this comes from the coding sequence TCTTACAATTATTAATGCTAAACTAGCTAACTATCGAGAAAAACAACAAATTGTTATCAATTGTGCGGGTATTATTGAAGCAATTGAACCAATTAAAATAGAGTTTAATCATCAAAACAATCAGGATATTTTTGATGTCAATGGAGATTATTTATCCCTAGGAGGAATCGATTTACAAATTAATGGAGGATTAGGCTTAGCTTTTCCTGAAATTCAAGAAAAAGATCTCGATCTTCTCGACAAAATTTGTGATTTTTTATGGCAAGAAGGAATAGATGGTTTTTGTCCAACAATAGTAACAACATCCGTTAAAAATATTCAGCGATCGCTCTCAACTATTGATCAATTTATGAGCCTTCAAAAACAACAATCACGACAAACCAGTCAAATCCTAGGGGTTCACCTAGAAGGACCTTTTCTTAACCCCCAAAAAAAGGGAGCTCATCCGGCTGAATATTTATTAACTCCCAGTGTAGAAGCCATTAAATTCATTTTAGGAGACTATGCTCATCGAGTAAAAATTATGACTTTAGCTCCCGAATTAGACCCCAGTGATGAAGTTATCCCGTACCTAATCTCCCAAGGAATAGTTGTTAGTTTAGGTCATTCCCAAGCTACCGATCAAGACGCGAAAAAAGCCTTTCAATTAGGCGCGTCAATGGTCACTCATGCCTATAATGCTATGCCTTCTTTACATCATCGTCAACCTGGACTATTAGGCGAAGCTATACTCAATCCTAAGGTCTATTGTGGCTTAATTGCAGATGGTCAGCACGTCTGTTTAACAATGATTCAAATTTTATTGCGATCGAGTTATTATGAACAAGGGGTTTTTCTGGTTAGTGATGCTCTTTCTCCCATTGGTTTAGGAGATGGCATTTATCCTTGGGATGATCGCCAAATTGAAGTTAAACAAGGCACTGCCAGACTTGCTGATGGCACATTATCCGGAACAACTTGGCCTCTATTAGTCGGCGTAGAAAACTTAGTAAAATGGGGAATCTGTACACCAGACGTTGCTATAGCCATGGCCACAGAATCCCCCAGAAAAGCGATTAATTTGTCCGGCATTTCCCCAGGGCAACCAGCTAATTTATTACGCTGGAATTGGGATAAAAAGAACCAGAAATTAAGTTGGGAAAGATTATAG
- a CDS encoding TOBE domain-containing protein: MPKKQQGWITFQSSITERQILEQYCEVVQRTKTDVLRELLRNLAQMLSFDPTTGHPALLDVKNLPIYQLEHRIMQSSARNVLKGTVKTVTMGAVNAEITIEVAPGVEVVSIITKTSAENMGLAEGKEAYAMIKSSDVMIGVD; the protein is encoded by the coding sequence ATGCCGAAGAAACAACAAGGATGGATAACATTCCAGTCTTCAATAACCGAGCGACAAATCTTAGAACAATACTGTGAGGTTGTTCAAAGGACTAAAACTGACGTTCTAAGGGAATTGTTGCGGAATTTAGCACAAATGTTATCGTTTGACCCCACTACGGGTCATCCTGCTCTCTTGGATGTTAAAAACTTACCCATTTATCAATTGGAGCATCGAATCATGCAATCTAGTGCCAGAAATGTCCTTAAAGGAACTGTGAAAACCGTTACGATGGGGGCTGTTAATGCAGAAATTACCATTGAAGTTGCCCCTGGTGTAGAGGTAGTTTCGATTATTACCAAAACTTCCGCCGAAAACATGGGACTAGCAGAAGGCAAGGAAGCCTACGCTATGATTAAATCCAGTGATGTGATGATTGGGGTAGATTAG
- the modA gene encoding molybdate ABC transporter substrate-binding protein, with amino-acid sequence MKKRPLLTFLAGFLLSICLIVLGENFLTQPVVAQSNNLTISAAISVKDALEDLKTIYQKSQPNVKITYNFGSSGSLQQQIEQGAPVDVFLSAAVKQMDALEKKQLIAQGTRKNLLTNRIVLVTPKGQQVIKNFQDLTNSQVKKIGLGEPKSVPAGQYGEEVLKYFKLLDSLKSKIVYAKDVRQVLTYVESGNVQAGLVYTTDAKTSDKIRVAATAPTNSHQPISYPIAVIKNSKNLAAAKAFVQFLSSSQAKTVFQKYGFGT; translated from the coding sequence ATGAAGAAACGTCCGTTACTAACTTTTTTAGCAGGATTTCTCCTATCTATCTGTTTAATAGTCTTAGGAGAAAATTTTTTGACTCAACCCGTTGTTGCTCAATCCAATAATTTAACCATTTCCGCAGCGATTAGTGTTAAAGATGCCCTAGAAGATCTTAAAACTATCTATCAAAAAAGTCAGCCCAATGTCAAAATCACCTATAATTTTGGATCTTCAGGGTCATTGCAACAGCAAATTGAACAAGGTGCGCCTGTAGATGTGTTTTTATCAGCAGCAGTCAAACAAATGGACGCTTTAGAAAAAAAACAATTAATTGCTCAAGGAACTCGCAAAAATTTACTCACTAATCGAATTGTTTTAGTTACACCAAAAGGACAGCAAGTTATTAAAAATTTTCAAGATTTAACCAATTCCCAAGTCAAAAAAATTGGTTTGGGAGAACCTAAGAGTGTTCCAGCAGGGCAATACGGAGAGGAAGTTTTGAAATATTTTAAACTGTTAGATTCCCTGAAATCAAAAATTGTTTATGCTAAAGATGTTCGCCAAGTCTTAACCTATGTTGAATCCGGCAATGTCCAAGCAGGATTAGTCTATACAACCGATGCCAAAACTTCTGATAAAATTAGAGTTGCTGCCACTGCTCCAACTAATTCACATCAACCCATTAGCTATCCCATTGCTGTTATTAAAAATAGTAAAAATCTAGCCGCAGCTAAGGCTTTTGTACAGTTTCTCTCCAGTAGTCAAGCTAAAACCGTCTTTCAAAAATATGGTTTTGGAACTTAA
- the modB gene encoding molybdate ABC transporter permease subunit: MDLDISPLFISLRASIIATIIVFFIGMAAARWMLDYKGKGKGIIDSIFIAPLVLPPTVVGFLLLLLLGNNSPIGQLLYQFEYTIIFTWEATVITATVVAFPLMYRTTLGAFEQIDPNIILAARTLGASEWRIFWTVMIPLSYRGLVAATILSFARALGEFGATLMLAGNIPSQTQTMPVAIFFAAESGDMRTALIWVLILLFISMSVIIIVNFWAETTKLKRQGKKIKKHKLFKPENLSDKSSYLIDTSGLILNIEKQLHGFSLETNFQANQETLGLLGASGSGKSMTLRCIAGLETPDRGFISLNGQILFDSAKKINLPSSQRNVGFVFQNYALFSHLNVSQNIAFGIQHLSKTEQEQSIKKYIKLMELQGLEKRYPHQLSGGQQQRVALARALATEPQALLLDEPFSALDTYLRYQLQEQLINTLSTYKGVTLFVTHNLEEVYQVCPNLLIIDQGKTIAYGDKYEIFEYPTTYAVAQLTGCKNFSRAKAISPTSVEALDWGCSLTVIEPIPESLAYIGIRAHHLTFVETPDTENTFPCSLVKTRETPHRMTLYLQVHSMKSTQENFYLLQAELFKEKWDTLKDRPQPWYVRLNPVKLFLMQP, encoded by the coding sequence ATGGACTTAGATATATCTCCGCTTTTTATATCACTTCGTGCCTCTATTATTGCGACAATTATTGTCTTTTTTATTGGCATGGCTGCTGCCCGTTGGATGTTAGATTATAAAGGCAAAGGCAAAGGCATAATTGATAGTATTTTTATTGCGCCTTTAGTCTTACCTCCTACAGTAGTAGGGTTTTTACTTTTGCTGTTATTAGGAAATAATAGTCCGATTGGGCAATTACTTTATCAGTTTGAGTATACCATTATTTTTACTTGGGAAGCAACGGTTATTACAGCAACTGTTGTCGCTTTTCCCTTAATGTATCGTACAACATTAGGAGCTTTTGAACAAATTGATCCCAATATTATTTTAGCTGCGCGTACCCTAGGTGCGTCTGAGTGGCGCATTTTTTGGACGGTTATGATTCCCCTATCTTATCGGGGATTAGTGGCAGCAACTATTCTCTCTTTTGCCCGTGCCCTAGGAGAATTTGGGGCGACTTTAATGTTAGCGGGAAACATTCCCTCCCAAACTCAAACTATGCCAGTTGCTATCTTCTTTGCCGCAGAATCAGGAGATATGAGAACAGCACTCATTTGGGTGTTAATTTTATTGTTCATTTCCATGTCTGTCATTATTATTGTTAATTTTTGGGCAGAAACAACCAAGTTAAAGCGGCAGGGCAAAAAAATCAAGAAACACAAGCTATTTAAACCAGAAAACCTGAGTGATAAAAGTTCTTATCTTATTGACACATCTGGTCTAATTCTTAATATTGAAAAGCAATTACATGGGTTTTCATTAGAAACCAATTTTCAAGCCAACCAAGAAACCTTAGGACTCCTAGGGGCTTCGGGGTCTGGAAAAAGTATGACCCTACGGTGTATTGCTGGTTTAGAAACCCCTGATCGGGGCTTTATTAGTTTAAACGGACAGATTTTATTTGATTCAGCAAAAAAAATCAATCTTCCCAGTTCTCAGCGCAATGTGGGGTTTGTTTTTCAAAATTATGCTTTATTTTCTCATCTTAATGTTAGTCAAAATATCGCTTTTGGTATCCAGCATTTGTCCAAAACTGAGCAAGAACAATCAATCAAAAAATATATTAAATTAATGGAATTACAAGGATTGGAAAAGCGTTATCCTCATCAATTATCAGGAGGACAACAGCAACGAGTTGCCCTAGCGAGAGCCTTAGCAACTGAACCCCAAGCATTACTCCTCGATGAGCCTTTTTCAGCCCTTGATACCTACCTGCGCTATCAGCTACAAGAACAATTAATTAACACACTATCTACCTATAAAGGTGTAACACTTTTTGTTACTCACAATTTAGAAGAAGTCTATCAGGTTTGCCCTAACCTATTGATTATTGATCAAGGAAAAACCATTGCTTACGGAGATAAGTATGAGATTTTTGAATATCCTACTACCTATGCAGTGGCTCAACTCACAGGATGTAAAAACTTTTCTCGCGCCAAAGCCATTTCACCTACGTCTGTTGAAGCGTTAGACTGGGGCTGTTCCTTAACGGTAATTGAACCTATTCCAGAGTCTCTAGCCTATATTGGTATACGCGCCCATCATTTGACTTTTGTCGAGACTCCCGATACAGAAAACACTTTTCCTTGTTCCCTTGTCAAAACACGAGAAACTCCCCATCGGATGACGTTATACTTGCAGGTACACTCCATGAAGTCCACTCAAGAGAATTTTTATCTCCTGCAAGCAGAATTGTTTAAAGAAAAATGGGATACCCTCAAAGATCGTCCTCAACCTTGGTATGTTCGTCTCAACCCCGTTAAACTGTTTCTGATGCAACCCTGA
- the smpB gene encoding SsrA-binding protein SmpB, with protein MGNETKPIKIVSDNRQARFLYEILETYEAGIALVGTEVKSVRAGKVNLGDGYVLIRHGEAILLNVHISPYEASGAYFNHDPRRSRKLLLHRKEINKLIGQIEQKGLTVVPLKMYLKGSLVKVSLGLARGKKLHDKRETIKRRQDEREMSRAMKQY; from the coding sequence ATGGGTAATGAAACTAAACCGATCAAAATTGTCAGTGATAACCGCCAAGCTCGTTTTCTCTATGAAATTTTAGAGACTTATGAGGCAGGTATTGCTTTAGTGGGAACTGAGGTTAAATCTGTTCGTGCAGGTAAAGTTAACCTTGGGGATGGCTATGTTTTAATTCGCCATGGGGAAGCCATCCTACTGAATGTTCATATTTCTCCCTATGAGGCGAGTGGAGCCTATTTTAATCATGATCCTCGCCGCAGTCGCAAATTGTTGTTACATCGCAAAGAAATTAATAAATTAATTGGACAAATTGAACAAAAAGGATTAACCGTGGTTCCCTTAAAAATGTATCTTAAAGGAAGTTTAGTAAAGGTGAGTCTGGGACTCGCTAGAGGGAAGAAATTGCATGATAAACGGGAAACCATCAAACGTCGTCAAGATGAGCGTGAAATGTCCCGCGCGATGAAACAGTATTAA
- a CDS encoding 2OG-Fe(II) oxygenase family protein, with protein MPIETWFPLAIYYTDLEDAPTYRDSLKEAVLSLEKAAIEKRSSETAAWTGDVHGVERIYDDPRFAWIVEQVQFNTLAYLKALGIDFLKIDLYIQRAWPVISRKSQNVGGHRHHNSNISAVYYISVPKTGQSGNLIFFNDAKMNEISPGLGTNQTSGYAERNSLNSEKVTYAPKEGRLIIFPSKHRHAVGANQTGELRISLSFDIVMTCAQEGEPGLYEFLAPPPSQWKRFE; from the coding sequence ATGCCTATTGAAACTTGGTTTCCCCTGGCGATTTATTATACTGACCTAGAGGATGCTCCAACCTATCGAGACTCCCTTAAAGAAGCCGTCTTGTCCTTAGAAAAAGCGGCCATAGAAAAACGTTCCTCAGAGACAGCCGCTTGGACAGGGGATGTACATGGGGTAGAACGGATTTATGATGATCCCCGATTTGCTTGGATAGTAGAACAGGTACAATTTAATACCCTAGCTTATTTAAAAGCTCTTGGCATTGATTTTCTCAAAATTGATCTCTATATTCAGCGAGCTTGGCCAGTTATTTCGCGGAAAAGTCAGAATGTTGGCGGTCATCGTCATCATAATTCTAATATCAGCGCAGTTTACTATATTTCTGTTCCCAAAACAGGCCAATCTGGCAATCTTATCTTTTTTAATGATGCAAAGATGAACGAGATTTCTCCAGGGTTAGGAACCAATCAAACCTCCGGCTATGCTGAGCGCAACTCTCTTAACTCAGAAAAGGTTACTTATGCACCGAAGGAAGGAAGATTAATTATTTTTCCCTCTAAACATCGCCATGCAGTTGGAGCTAATCAAACAGGAGAATTACGCATTTCCTTATCTTTTGATATTGTCATGACTTGTGCCCAAGAAGGTGAACCAGGATTGTATGAATTTTTGGCTCCTCCTCCTAGTCAATGGAAACGGTTTGAATAG
- a CDS encoding phytanoyl-CoA dioxygenase family protein, translated as MITQNTFDTDGFFVIEKALSEAHCAELLQFIIASFNTTQPDFIIQPDFRIHCPLPVTPLIKTTISTIIKPAYGILDDFLRGSQRLVELSSITVFPHAKGQRIHPDERNEGKYLVSVFVNLAPTTAEAGALRIIPGSHQDLNRNFSQEDPDILELPIGSAVFMNSKTWHGGGSNTTLDRVRPVFYFSFGEPKLKGPTYSILKEVDKQEFVLADFGDLDQQHIINWNWHSKPRLKPNIYVLTPLLETESTLVLLADDRVAALIMILPETAWIKDVITLLVKEPGEYSLGEIQSRFNIDAESLLKFFTQLAESNCCF; from the coding sequence ATGATTACTCAAAATACTTTTGATACAGATGGGTTTTTCGTGATTGAAAAGGCTTTATCTGAAGCTCATTGTGCCGAATTACTTCAATTTATCATTGCTTCATTCAACACAACTCAACCGGATTTTATTATTCAGCCAGATTTTCGGATTCACTGTCCTTTACCTGTTACCCCACTGATTAAAACCACTATCTCCACAATTATTAAACCAGCCTATGGCATTCTTGATGACTTTCTTAGGGGTTCTCAACGTTTAGTTGAACTCAGTTCTATTACGGTTTTTCCCCATGCCAAAGGTCAACGCATTCATCCTGATGAACGTAATGAGGGTAAATATTTAGTCTCTGTTTTTGTTAATTTAGCTCCTACGACTGCTGAAGCAGGAGCCTTACGAATTATACCAGGTAGTCATCAAGATCTCAATCGTAATTTTAGTCAAGAAGATCCCGATATTCTAGAACTTCCCATCGGTTCAGCCGTATTTATGAATAGCAAAACTTGGCATGGAGGCGGTTCTAATACCACTTTAGATCGGGTTCGTCCTGTGTTTTATTTTTCCTTTGGTGAACCTAAACTTAAAGGACCTACTTACAGTATTTTAAAAGAAGTAGACAAACAAGAATTTGTTTTAGCTGATTTTGGGGATCTTGACCAACAACATATCATCAACTGGAATTGGCACTCTAAACCCCGTCTCAAACCGAATATTTATGTTTTGACCCCTTTATTGGAAACAGAGTCTACCCTTGTCCTTTTAGCCGATGATCGAGTCGCAGCTTTAATTATGATTCTACCAGAAACAGCTTGGATCAAAGATGTTATCACTCTATTAGTCAAAGAACCTGGAGAATATTCATTAGGAGAAATTCAGTCTCGCTTTAATATTGATGCGGAATCTCTCCTTAAATTCTTTACACAATTAGCTGAGTCTAATTGTTGTTTTTGA
- a CDS encoding M23 family metallopeptidase encodes MKNPQHWLMLCLTLGMLIFFGCVNLLRSNSDLSISLPIDCQLGKDCFIFHYVDTNPSSEAIDFNCGRQTYNDHTGTDFGITNLKEMEKGVKVIAVASGTVKHIQDGVIDKLIVDQTDKDEVSDRACGNGILIDHGKGWKTEYCHLKQGSILVSPDTKVKKGTPLGLVGSSGMASFPHVHLTIFYQNKIIDPFTGKKANAGCKVAKKALWTSKIDYQSTGLINAGFAPKPPKPIEIWQGEFLEKQLSANSPALVFWVHLYGILQGDIESFTLINPKGKAVIQQKQTVKKSYRNWVTYVGQKNNLDNPIMSGIWQGKYQLKRNSNIIFEVNQKVEIMSTIKNNN; translated from the coding sequence ATGAAAAATCCTCAACATTGGTTAATGCTTTGCTTAACATTAGGGATGTTAATTTTTTTTGGGTGTGTTAATCTTTTAAGATCTAACTCTGATTTGTCTATTTCCTTACCTATTGACTGTCAATTAGGAAAAGATTGTTTTATATTTCATTATGTAGATACTAATCCGAGTTCTGAAGCAATCGATTTTAATTGTGGACGACAAACTTATAATGATCATACGGGCACTGATTTCGGTATTACTAACCTTAAAGAAATGGAAAAAGGGGTTAAGGTTATTGCCGTTGCCTCTGGAACTGTTAAGCATATTCAAGATGGCGTAATTGATAAATTAATTGTGGATCAAACCGATAAAGATGAAGTTAGCGATCGCGCCTGTGGTAACGGTATATTGATCGATCATGGAAAAGGTTGGAAAACTGAATACTGTCATTTAAAACAGGGAAGTATTTTAGTGTCCCCTGATACTAAAGTGAAAAAAGGAACGCCATTAGGATTAGTCGGATCATCAGGAATGGCTTCATTTCCTCATGTACATTTAACGATTTTTTATCAAAATAAAATTATCGATCCCTTTACAGGAAAAAAAGCAAATGCTGGCTGTAAAGTAGCGAAAAAGGCACTGTGGACTTCTAAAATTGATTATCAATCCACAGGATTAATTAATGCTGGATTTGCACCAAAACCCCCTAAACCTATTGAAATATGGCAAGGAGAATTTTTAGAAAAACAACTGTCTGCTAATTCACCGGCCTTAGTCTTTTGGGTACATCTCTATGGAATTTTGCAAGGAGATATTGAATCATTTACACTGATTAATCCCAAAGGAAAGGCTGTCATTCAACAAAAACAAACTGTCAAAAAATCCTATCGTAATTGGGTAACTTATGTTGGACAAAAAAATAATCTAGATAATCCTATTATGTCAGGAATTTGGCAAGGTAAATATCAACTTAAAAGAAACTCAAACATTATCTTTGAAGTGAACCAAAAAGTCGAAATAATGTCAACTATCAAAAACAACAATTAG
- a CDS encoding PEP-CTERM sorting domain-containing protein: protein MKNKKRLNPQFALLTLLTLVFGVANAAKANMVFAKETEIVSSTHLIQGNLGDDELVGNSKDSKDSKDSKDSKDSKDSKDSKDSKDSKDSKDSKDSKDSKDSKDSKDDGKDGGKDDGKDGGKDGGKDGGKDGGKDDGKDGGKDDGKDDGKDGGKDDGKDDGKDGGKDDGKDDGKDGGKDDGKDGGKDDGKDDGGKDDGKDDGGKDDGKDDGGKDDGKDDGFDDDGGKDDGKDDGFDDDGGKDDGFDDGGKDDDGGKDDDGGKDDTAAVPEPLTILGAGAALGFGSAFKRKLSKSKTKKQQ from the coding sequence ATGAAAAACAAAAAAAGACTCAATCCCCAATTTGCCTTACTAACCTTGTTGACGTTAGTTTTTGGAGTAGCCAATGCTGCTAAAGCTAATATGGTATTTGCCAAAGAGACTGAAATCGTTTCTAGCACTCATCTAATCCAAGGTAACTTGGGTGATGATGAACTTGTTGGCAACAGCAAAGACAGCAAAGATAGCAAAGACAGCAAAGACAGCAAAGATAGCAAAGATAGCAAAGATAGCAAAGACAGCAAAGACAGCAAAGATAGCAAAGACAGCAAAGATAGCAAAGATAGCAAAGATAGCAAAGATAGCAAAGATGATGGTAAAGACGGCGGTAAAGACGACGGCAAAGACGGCGGCAAAGACGGCGGCAAAGATGGCGGCAAAGACGGCGGTAAAGACGACGGCAAAGACGGCGGTAAAGACGACGGCAAAGATGATGGTAAAGACGGCGGCAAAGACGACGGCAAAGATGATGGTAAAGACGGCGGCAAAGATGATGGTAAAGATGATGGTAAAGACGGCGGCAAAGATGATGGTAAAGACGGCGGTAAAGACGACGGCAAAGATGATGGCGGTAAAGACGACGGCAAAGACGATGGCGGTAAAGACGACGGCAAAGATGATGGCGGTAAAGACGACGGCAAAGACGATGGATTCGATGATGACGGCGGTAAAGACGACGGCAAAGACGATGGATTCGATGATGACGGCGGTAAAGACGATGGATTCGATGACGGCGGTAAAGACGATGATGGAGGCAAAGATGATGACGGTGGCAAAGACGACACTGCTGCTGTTCCCGAACCCCTTACCATCTTAGGTGCTGGTGCTGCTCTCGGATTTGGTAGTGCTTTCAAACGTAAGCTATCGAAATCCAAAACCAAAAAACAACAATAG
- a CDS encoding serine hydrolase domain-containing protein, with amino-acid sequence MKKPFFYSLISLLLFPKLVAAQDSPHLNRVTNQPVLLAQNNSSDSQPVHFKTKNQAYFEIDQIVRQLMIKQQIVGLAVGIVHNKETVFLKGYGYADLEAKIPVDVNQTLFRWASLSKPVTAIITAQLVKAGIVNWDFPIQTWFKTYQMPKFYLLDCATNAQTSTLNDYRFPCDRGYTEVPLPPSSKITLRTLLGHTAGIIGYNNPRGSAEPNTSYLDSQKNQSILRWGLENLLTKPLLAIPSREYHYTTFGYNLAGVVLEEASGQPYPQLLQTYINNPANLNTLQPDYQWETIPNRVIGYRREKGQIIQDRSTDVSWKMAGGGLMSTPKDLTTFCGALMDNTLLDERAKRTLWTEQITSKGKTTGYGLGFGIGRWKNHVYIGHSGSQENTKTRLEFYPKDNLCIVIMSNTNTTKTNSFVKAIAQTILDP; translated from the coding sequence GTGAAAAAACCATTTTTCTACAGTCTCATTAGCTTATTATTATTCCCTAAGCTAGTAGCAGCCCAAGATAGTCCTCACTTGAATAGAGTCACTAATCAACCTGTTTTATTAGCCCAAAACAACAGTAGCGATAGCCAACCCGTTCACTTTAAAACGAAAAATCAAGCTTATTTTGAAATTGATCAAATTGTGCGTCAACTGATGATCAAGCAGCAGATTGTTGGCTTAGCTGTGGGTATTGTTCATAACAAAGAAACGGTTTTTTTAAAAGGTTATGGTTATGCTGATTTAGAAGCCAAAATTCCTGTCGATGTCAATCAGACATTATTTCGTTGGGCATCCCTTTCAAAACCCGTCACAGCGATTATTACAGCACAGTTAGTCAAGGCTGGTATTGTTAATTGGGATTTTCCTATTCAAACCTGGTTTAAAACCTATCAAATGCCTAAGTTTTATCTCCTTGATTGTGCTACTAATGCTCAAACTTCAACCTTAAATGATTATCGTTTTCCCTGCGATCGCGGTTATACTGAAGTCCCGTTACCTCCGTCTAGTAAGATAACCCTTCGGACACTTTTGGGTCATACGGCTGGTATCATTGGCTATAATAACCCTAGAGGTAGTGCTGAACCGAATACGTCTTATCTTGATAGTCAAAAAAACCAAAGTATCCTCCGTTGGGGATTAGAAAATTTATTAACTAAACCCCTTTTAGCAATTCCTAGCCGTGAATATCATTACACGACTTTTGGCTACAATCTAGCTGGTGTGGTATTAGAAGAAGCATCAGGACAACCTTATCCCCAATTGCTCCAAACTTATATCAACAATCCTGCTAATTTAAACACATTACAACCCGACTATCAATGGGAAACGATTCCCAATCGTGTGATAGGATATCGCCGAGAAAAAGGACAAATTATTCAAGATAGATCAACGGATGTCAGTTGGAAAATGGCAGGGGGTGGATTAATGTCAACTCCAAAAGATTTAACCACTTTTTGTGGAGCATTAATGGACAATACCTTGTTAGATGAAAGAGCTAAAAGAACCTTGTGGACTGAACAAATAACCAGTAAAGGAAAGACTACGGGGTATGGATTAGGATTTGGAATAGGTCGCTGGAAAAACCACGTTTATATTGGTCATAGTGGCTCTCAAGAAAACACAAAAACTCGTTTAGAATTTTATCCTAAAGATAATCTATGTATTGTGATCATGTCCAATACTAATACAACAAAAACTAATTCTTTTGTTAAAGCGATCGCTCAAACTATTTTAGACCCATAA